AGCACGATCCGCTCCCGATCGGAACCTGGCAGGTCAACGGCGTGCAGCACAACCCGACGTTCCACTACAACCCGGCGCTCTTCTGGGACGCGAACACGGCGGACACGAAAGCGACCATTCCGGCCGGGCCCAACAACCCCGTGGGCGTCGTCTGGATCGACATCTCCCACCCGCACTACGGGCTGCACGGAACGCCGGAGCCCTCGCGGATCGGCAAGACGACATCGCACGGCTGCGTGCGATTGACGAACTGGGACGCGCTCAAGCTGTCGGCGCTCGTGCGGCCTGGCACGCGGGTCGTGTTCGCGGAGTAACGCGATGCCGCAGGGGCCCCGTCCCGACGTTCGGTATTTGCTCGCAGCCGCGCTGCTCGGCTTCGTCCTCGGCGCATTCCTCGTCGGGTCACTGTCCCACGCCAACGCGCTGGCCGCTGTTCCGCCGGAGGCGGAGAGCCGCATCGCCCGAGCGGTCGACGAACCGCCGGGCGCCGCTGCCAGCGCGCCGGCGCCGACGAGCGGGCGCGCGCAGGATGTGGCTCCCGAATCGGACGACACAAAGGACCTCACGGCCCGCAAGCTGACGATTCCGGTGCAGGGCGTCGGCGCGGCCCAGCTCACTCATACATTTCACGACGCGCGTTCGGGCGGGCGCGAGCACGAAGCGCTCGACATCCTGGCGCCGCGCAACACGCCGGTGATTGCCGTCGAGGACGGCACCATCGCCAAACTGTTTCTCAGCAAGGCCGGCGGCACCACCATCTACCAGTTCGATCCGTCCCGGGAGTATGCCTACTACTACGCCCACCTGGAACACTACGCCGACGGACTCGCGGAAGGGGCCCTCGTCCGGCGTGGGCAGATCATCGGCTACGTCGGTACGTCGGGAAATGCCCCGAAGGACACACCCCACCTGCATTTTGCGATCTTCCGCCTGACCGCCGCCAAACACTGGTGGGAAGGCACAGCGATCGATCCCTACGGGGTACTTCGATAGGACGGTCGCCGGGCCGCCCTTCCAACCTTTTCCCCGGCCTCCCCATCCAAGCTGGTGTAAGGATGGAGCTTGGAGGCACTGGCGCCCATATCCTCCGCTCGAGCGGCCGTCTCGGCTGAGCGGTTCTCCGACGTGGCGCGGGCCGCGGCGGGCGACGCAGGTGCGTTCGAGGCGCTGTACCGGCTGCATCTGCCGCGGGTGCACAGCCTCGTGCGGCGAATGACCGCCGGCCGGGATGCCGACGAGCTGACGCAGGACGTGTTCGTGCGCGTCTGGCAGAAGCTGGGGACGTTCCGAGGCGACTCGTCGTTCTCGACCTGGCTGCACCGCCTCGCCGTGAACGTCGTGATCGAGCGGTTTCGCACCGATCAGGCACGCCGCGCCCGCCTGGTGGACGGAGAGGCGGTCTTCGACCGCATGGCCAGTCCGCGGGCGCGCCCCGACCTGGGAATGGATTTCGAAACGGCTCTCGAGCGGCTTCCCGACGGCGCGCGCGAGATTTTCGTGCTGCACGACGTCGAGGGCTACAAGCACCACGAAATTGCCACCTTGCTGGAGATCTCGGCCGGCACGTCGAAGGCGCAGCTGCACCGCGCCCGGATGATGCTGCGGAAGCACCTGAAATGATCGATCCGTGGACCGACCGTCTGTCGGAGTACGTCGATGACGACCTCGAGCCGGCCGTGCGGGCCGACCTCGACCGTCATCTCGCATCCTGCGCGGCGTGCGCGGCGACCATCGCCGAGTTGCGGGAGGTCGTCGCCCGCGCCGCCAGCCTGTCGGCGCGCCCGCCGGCGGGCGACCTCTGGCCGGGCATCGCGCCGCGTCTCGGTCGGGTCACGGCGGCAGTCCAGCCTCTCGCGCCGGCCGCCGCGCGCCTCCGGCGGCGCGTCTCTTTCACCCTGCCGCAGCTCGTGGCCGCGGGGCTGGCGCTGATGGTGATGTCAGGCGGCGGGGTGTGGGTCCTGCAGCACGGCGGACGGGTCACCGACCTGCCGCCGGTCGCCGCCACGAGCGATCCGGATCCGGTCGTGTTGCCGGTCGCACTCGCCGATCCGCGCTACGACGAGGCGGTGGCCGATCTCGAGCAGGCGCTGGCCGCCGGACGGGCGCAGCTCGATCCCGGCACGATCAAGATCCTCGAAGTGAATCTCGATGCGATCGACAAGGCGATCGAGCAGTCCCGCCGCGCGCTCGCCACCGATCCGGCAAACGTGTACCTGCACAGCCACCTGGCCGAGGCGCGCCAACGCAAGCTGGCGCTGCTCCGCCGCAGCGTGGCGCTCGTCGAGGGCAGGAGTTGATGGTGAGCACCCGATGCTGATTCCGACACTGGCGCTGGCGCTGGTCCTGGCCCAGGGGGCGACGCCGCGGAGCGGGCCTCCGCAGACCGACGAAATGGTGCCGGTGCAGCACGGCGCGCGGCTGCTCGTCAACAACTTCGCCGGCGACGTGATCATCCACTCGTGGAACAAGGACAGCGTGCACGTCGTCGCGCGCCATCAGGGGCGCACGCGGGTCGACATCCGCCCGACCAGCGCCGGCCTGGCCATCTCGGCGTCGGCCACGATGGGCCCGCAGGGATCGGTCGACTACGAGATCACCGCTCCGGTGTGGATGGCGGTGCGCGTCGAGGGCACCTATGATTTCGTCACCGTCGACGGCATGCAGGGCGAGGTGTTCGCCAATACCGTCCGGGGCGACGTCACCATCAAGGGGGGCTCGGGCCTCGTCACCGCCAAGTCGGTCGAGGGCGAAGTGCACGTCGAGGGCACGCGCGGCAAAGTGGTCGTCAGCTCGGTCAACGAGAAGATCGTGATCACCGACACGACCGGCGAGATCAGCGCCGATTCGGTCAACGGGACGATCACCATGACCGGGATCGACTCGAAGAGCGTCGACGCCTCGACCGTCAACGGCACCATCGTCTACGAGGGGCGGATCCAGGACGGCGGCCACTACGGTTTCGGCACCCACAACGGCGACCTGCTGCTGGGGCTGCCCGACGCCGTGAATGCGACCTTCACCATCCGCACCTACCAGGGAAGCTTCAGCACCGAACTGCCGCTCGAAGGGGTCACCCGGTCGGATCTGCAGCGCGGCCGCCGCGTGACGACGGCTCTGGGCAACGGCAGCGCTGATGTGACGCTGGAAACGTTCGGCGGGTCGATCCGCCTGCGCAAGGGCTCCGCGCGACGGACACCCCCGCGATAACCACGACGGCCACGCGCCGGACCGCGTCCGCGTTCGGCCCTGTGGTATTACCCTTGTCGCATGTCAGACGCGGGTGATTCGAAGGCCGCAGAGAAAGACTACCTTCGCCGCAGCGGCGGCGGCGCCTGGGAGCGTGCAAAGCCGTTCTCGCCGCCGGGGACCGACCAGTTCGAGGAAGGCCTCGACATCCTCAACGACTTCGTCGTCGCCCTTCGCCTCCTGAGGCCGACGGCCGACGATCGAATCCTCGATCTGGGCGCGGGCGGCGGCTGGTGCTCGGATCTGCTGTCGCGCATGAGCCGGCGGTCCTTTCCTGTCGACATCTCGTTCGACATGCTGCGCATCTCGCGCGAACGCGGATCGAACGGGGGGCTGCCCGCAACCGTCGGCGATCTCGAGCGCCTGCCTTTCATCGACGGAAGTTTCACCAAAGCCATCTGCGTGAGCGCCCTCCACCACGTGCCTGACATGGGCGCCGCCATACGGGAAGTGTTCCGCGTGCTGAACGAAGACGGCGTGGTCGTGTTCTCGGAGCCGGGCGTCGGCCACGCCACGGAACCGTGGTCGGTCGCCGCGACCAGCGACTTCGGCGTGCTCGAGCAGGAAGTGCATATCGAACCAACCATCCAGATGTGTCGCGCCGCGGGCTTCGCCGACGCGTACGTCTGTCCGATCAGTTATGTGATTCCCGAGTTCAGGTTGACCGACGACGACTGGCGCGCGTGGATGCGGTTGCCGCTCGTGAAACGCCCGATGCGCGCGGCCCAGAAGCTCGGGCGCGCGCTCCTGGAACTCGCGGGGGCGGGCAAGCGAGGACCGCTGTTCGAAGAGGCGTTCGCGATGCGGCTCGTGCGTCTGCTCCAGATGCCGGTGCGGTCGCATCCGTTCATCATGGCCACGAAGCGCCGCCGCCAGTCTTCGAGCTCGGCGCCGTATCGCGCCTCGATCGACGCACGCGGCCTGCCGGAGGCATTGCGACCATCCGCCCGCGTCCCGCTCACCGTGGCGGTGACGAACACGGGTCGCGACGCATGGCGATCCGGCAACAGCCTTGGCGGAATCCAGCTGGGTCTCCAGCTCCTCGATGCGGGGGCGCGGCTCATCGACCGCGACTCGCAGCGGGTGCCCTTGCCGCGGGCGGTGCCGCCTGGCGACACCGTGATCGTCCACGTTACGTTCGCGGCACCCGCAGATCCCGGCGACTATGTCGTCAAGTTCGACATGGTCGCCGAGGGTCGCACGTGGTTCGAGCCCACGGGCTCGCCGGCGCTCACCACGCGCATCCGCGTGGCACACTGAACACCGGGCGCGACGGGGAATGGTTGGCGGGTCTGTCCGGCTGCGTAGCGCATCCGCGGCGCGGCAGCGCGCGGGATGGCCGCCTCGGGAGGCACCCAACCCTGCAACCGCAGATTCTCCTGCAGCCGCTGCGATCGCTCGATGAGCGCGTGCGGATCCTGATACTTCTCGATCTCCTGACGGCCGTCCGGAAATGTCAGCACGAGTTCGAAATCGTCACCATCGACCTGGCGGCGGATCTCGTACAGCAGCTTGGCGGTGTCGCGTTCGAAAAACCAGAGCATTGAAGTACTTATCGGCCGCTACCCCGCCCGGCCTTTAGGCTCACAGCCCTGCGGGGCGGTCATCGGCTCGATCACCGGCAGGCAAGGAATCTGCCACGGCAGCCGCGTACGGGATCGGGCGACGTTCAGTTGGCGCGAAGCGCAGCGACCGGATCGACCGCGGCCGCACGCCGAGCCGGACGCCACGTCGCCATCGCGGCGGTCGCCGTCAGCAGCGCGCCGATCAGGACATAAGTGGTTGGTCGTCCGGGCGGATCTCGAACAGCTGCCCCCATCACTTCAAACCGCAAAGCCCGCGTCATCGTCTCTTACTAGGAACGGGCCGTTGCAGGGACGTCACGGCGGCAGGACGGGCCAGATCGCTTCGCTTCCGGGACGGGACTGTGCGGAAGCGGACAGCGTGGCGGCCCATTCGAGTGGGCAGTGCACGTTTCTACGGTTTCATCCGTCAAACACACCGATGGCACGCGCTTTGGAAAATGCGGGCTCCAACATGATCGCCTCCGTCGTGGACGCCGGCGCGCCGCGGATTCTGATCGCCGACGATCAGCCCGATCTGCTCGACGCGCTCCAGCTCCTGCTCAAAGGGCAGGGCATCGAGTTCCACGCGGTGACGTCGCCCGACGCGGCGCTCGCGGCGTTGCAGGCGCGCCCGTTCGATCTCGTGCTGATGGATCTCAACTACACGGGAGACACGACCTCCGGGCGCGAAGGCATCGACCTGCTCGCGCGCGTGCAGGAAATCGATCGGTTGCTGCCGGTGGTCGTGATGACCGGCTGGGGAAGCGTCGACCTCGCGGTCGAAGCGATGCGCCGGGGCGTGCGCGACTTCGTGCAGAAACCGTGGGACAACCAGCAGCTGCTGGCGACGCTGCGGCAGGAGATCGCCGCCGGCCGGGCGCGGCGTCTGACCGACGCGGCGGAGCGCCGCGACCTCGCCGAGGCGCTCGCGATTCAGCGGCGGCTGCTGCCGCAGCAGATCCCGCAGATCGACGGGTGGGAAATCGCGGCCAGCTGGCAACCCGCGTCGGGCGTCGGCGGCGACTGCTTCGACGTGATCCGCTTCGGCGACAACCTGATCGCCCTCTCGATCGCCGACGTCGTCGGCAAAGGCGTGCCGGCGGCGCTGCTGATGTCGAACCTGCAGGCGGCGGTGCGCGCCTTCGCGTCGGAGACAGTCGAGCCGCAGGCGCTCTGTCGGCAGGTCAACCGGGTGCTCTGCGGCAACATCGCCGAAGGACGCTTCATCAGCTTCTTCTACTGCGTTCTCGACGCGGTCCACGGCGTCCTCACCTACTGCAACGCCGGACACTACCTGCCCGCGCTGATCCGCGCCGATGGCGCGGTCGAGCGCTTCGACAGCGGCGGCCCTGTGCTCGGTGTCATTCCGGATGCCGACTACGAGCAGGCGCAGGTGCTCCTGGCGCCGGGCGATCGCCTCGTCTTCTTCACCGACGGCCTGACGGAAGCGCGCAATGCGGCCGACGACGAGTTCGGTGAACCCCGACTGCTGGACTCCGCCGTCCGGCATCGCGCCTGTTCCGCGCCGGCGCTGCAGGCACGGCTGGTCGACGCCGTGGCGACGTTCACCGGCGGACGTCTGCAGGACGACGCGACGCTCATCGTGGTGGCGGCTGACCTGTGATGAACATGCCGTCGAGCGTGACGAACGGCATCAGGACAGGGACGGAAATTACGCTGTTGACGAGCGTTTCGCGCCCTGCGGATACTGCTCGGATGCGGAAAACGTGGACGCCTCCCTGGGGCTGGGTTTTCGGCCTCTGTACGACCCTGAGCGTCTTCTCATGGCTTCAGGCGTGGCGGCTCACCCTCGTCAACAGCAAGCCTGGAACGCCGATTCATCCCGGCAAGCTCCTGGCGCTGAACCTGGCCTACTGGTACGTGCCGGCGCTGCTGACGCCGGCCGTGGTATGGGGGGCGCGGCGGTTTCCGTTCGTCAACGGTCACAAGGTGCGGGCGGTCTTCGCGCACGCGGTCGGCGCGCTGCTCTTCGGGCTCGCCTGCTTCGCGGGCATGATCGGCACGCGTTTCCTGCTCTGGGAGAACGCCGGCAAGTGGCCGGGGGCGACCTGGCCTGAGTTCTTCCAGCGAATCATCTTCGAACAGCTCGACTGGAGCCTGATGGTCTACGCGGTCATCGTCGGCGCCAGTCACGCGATCGCCTTCTTCCGCGAGTCGGAGCAGCGCAAGCTGCGCGCGACGCAGCTCGAAATGCAGGTCGTGCAGGCGCGGCTGAAGACACTCGAGGCGGAGCTGCACCCGCATTTCCTGTTCAACACGCTGCACGCGATCTCGACGCTCGTGCACCGTGATCCCGACTCCGCCGACCGGATGATCAGCCGCCTGAGCGATCTGCTCCGCATCACGTTCGACCGCAGCGGCGAGCCGATCGTCTCGCTGAAGGAGGAGATCGAGTTCCTGCAGAAATACCTCGACATCGAACAGATCCGCTTCCCGGATCGTCTCAGAGCAAGCGTGAGCCTCGATCCCGACGCGCTCGACGGCGAAGTGCCGCGGATGATCCTGCAGCCGCTCGTCGAGAACGCGATCAAGCACGGCATCGCCGGGCGGCATGGCGGCAATCACGTCCACATCAGCGCCGGCCGCAACGGCGAGCGCCTGTGGATGCAGGTGCACGACAACGGCGGCGGCCTGCAGGTCGGGACGCTGCGCGCGTTGCGCACCGGTGTCGGCCTGGCCAACACCCGCGACCGCCTCGACTGCCTCTACGGACGGCTGTATCGCCTGGAGTTCTCCGATCGCGACGGCGGACTCTCGGTGCTGATCGAAATCCCATTCCAGCGGCTGCCGGCGTCCGGTGGCGCCGCGGCCGCCTTCCGCGTGGCCTAAGCCTATGCACACCGCCCCGACCCGCGTTCTGATCGTCGACGACGAACCGCTCGCGCGCGAGCGCCTCCGCTCCCTGCTGAGCGAAGACTCGGGCTTCGAGGTGGCCGGCGAGGCCGGCGACGGCGCCGCGGCCGCACAGGCGATCGCGACGCTCAACCCCGATCTGGTCTTCCTCGACGTCCAGATGCCTGGCGGCGACGGGTTCGACGTCATCGACGCGGTCGGCGCCGACAAGATGCCGTTCGTCGTGTTCGTCACCGCCTACGATCGCTACGCGCTCCGTGCCTTCGACGTCCACGCGCTCGACTACCTTCTCAAGCCGTTCGATCGCGAACGGTTCCGGCAGGCGCTGACGCGCGCCAACCAGCAGCTCGACAAGCAGAAAGAGGGCGACATCGAACGGCGGCTCGCCGCCATCGTCAACGATCTGCGTCCCACCAAGGCGCGGGCGGATCGCTTCGTGGTCAAGTCGGGCGGCCGCATCTTCTTCGTGCGCACCTCCGAGATCGACTGGATCGAAGCCGCCGGCAACTACGTCAAGCTCCACGTCGGCAACGACTCGCACCTGATCCGCGAGACCATGAACAACGTCGAGGGAAAGCTGTCGCCCGAGACGTTCGTCCGCATCCACCGCTGCCACATCGTCAACATCGAACAGGTCCGAGAACTGCAGCCCTGGTTCAACGGCGAGTACGTGGTGTTCCTGAAGAACGGCACGCGCCTGACACTCAGCCGAGGCTACCGGGAACGGCTCCAGGATCGGATCGGCCGCCCGATCTAGTCTCATCCGAGGGGCGTCGCCCCTCGGACTCCCGTACACGTTCCCTCGCGCGCGCTGCGCCGGCGCGCTCCTGTCGCGTGGCTTACTCGCGGCGCTCGCTCGCCGGCGATTGCAACTGGCATTTACGCAGAATCCCGCAGCCGGAACGCCAATTCGCGGAACCCACAACCTGCAGATGCCGTGCGAGCCCAGCCCCCGCAGTAAGCTACGCCGGTGGTAGCCGCGTACCGCTTCGGGCCCTTCCTCGTCGATCGATCCGGCTACCGCGTCATGCGCGGCGGCGTGCAGCTCGATCTGACGCCGAAGCTGCTCGACCTGCTGCTGCTCCTCCTCGACCACGCCGGCGAGCTCGTCACCAAGGAAGAACTGCTCGACGCGCTCTGGCGCGACGCCAACGTCACCGACAACGCCCTCGCGCAGGCGGTCTCCGAGCTGCGCGACACGCTCGGCGACGAGCCGGCCGCGCCGACCTACATCAAGACCGTCGCCCGCCGCGGCTACCGCTTCGTGGCGCCGGTGACGCCGCTGCCCGAGCCGGCGTCCGCGCCGACCGGCGGCGCGGCGCCGATCGACGACGACTCGCTCGCGGTGCTCGATTTCACCAACCTGAGCGGCGACGCCGATGCGGCGTGGCTGTCGGCGGGGATCGCTGAAACGGTCAGCGCGGACCTCGCGGCGTCAGGGCGCTTCAAGGTGATCGATCGATGGCGGGTGGTGGAAGCGGCGCGCCGGCCCGACGCGGCGTTTCAGGACATCGCCCTGGCGCTTCGCGTGCGTCTCGTGGTGGTCGGCAGCTTTCAGCGCCACGGCGAGCGGGTTCGCGTCACCGCGCGGATCGTCGACGTGCCGAGCGGCGACGCAATCGCTGACGCCAAGGTGGACGGCGGCCTGTCTGACATCTTCGCTCTGCAGGATCAGGTCGCGGCCCTGTTCGCGCGAGAGCTCGGCGTCGCCGGCGACGCCGCGCCGCGTCATCGTGACACCCCGAGCCTCGACGCCTATCGCGCGCTCGTCGAAGGGTGGCTCAAGGTCGACACGCTCGACGTCCAGGCGCTGCCGGCGGCGATCGCCGATTTCGAGCGGGCGATTGCGATCGATCCGAAATACGCGCTGGCGCACACCGGGCTGGCGTCGGCGGAGCTGGCGCTCTACGAGTCGACGCGCACCGACAACCATCCCGAGCGGCCGCGTCTCGCGCGCGCGGCCGCGGAGGCGCGGCGTGCCATCGAGCTCGACGAGCATCTTGCGGAAGCCCACGGCGCGCTCGCCATGATCCTGGTCAGCTCGTGGGAGTCACCAGAAGCGATCCGCGCCGCACGCCGGGCGGTGGCGCTCGAGCCCGGCAACTGGCGCCATCTGTTCAGGCTCGGCCATGCGACCTGGGGAGACGAGCGGCTGCGGGCAGGAGCCGCCACGCTCGCCGTCTACCCTGACTTCGCGTTCTCGTACTTTCAGACCGCCATGGTGCACGTGGCGCGCGGCCACCTCGCCGAAGCGGAACGGGTGCTGCAGCACGGCACGGCGGTGCAGGATCGGCAGATCGCGCGCGGCGATCGCTATCCGGCGCTCGGCCTGCACTGGCTGCTCGGACTGGTGCGGCTCGCCCAGGAAGACGTCACCGAAGCCCTCGAGGAGTTCGACCGCGAGCTCGCGCTCGCCGAGCCCCAACGTCTCTACGGGCGCGAGTACGCGATGTACGCGCGGCTCGGCCGCGGCGGCGCGCTCGTTCGCGATGGCCGCGGCGCGGCTGCGGCCGAGGCGTTCCGCGAGGCACTTGCGATCTTCCCCGCGCATCCGCTCGCCCTCGTCGGCGCGGCCATGACGACGGGCTCGTCGTTCGCGCGCGCCGAGACCGCGATTGCCGACATGCGGGCCAGTAAGCCAATCGAGGCGGCCCTGGCGACGGGCGCGCTGCTGGCGGTCCAGGGGGATCAGGCGCAGGCGGCCGCCGTCCTCGGCCAGGTCCTCGAGGAAGCCCCACCCGGATTCGCCGGGTGGGAGCTTCCCGTCCAGCCGCTGCTGCGCCACCTCGCCGAAACCCCGCCGATCCGGGCCATATTGGCCCGGCTAGCCGAGCGCGCGCTCGGATAGCCAGGTCGTGGTCAGCATTTCTCAGGGTTTGCTCAGGACGGCCGCGCGCGGCTGCTCTATCGTGGGTGGCAAGGAGACAGCATGACCGCGCACAGCTATCGCGACACGCTCCGCCGCCCCGGACTGCAGCCTTTCCTGTGGACGCAGTTCCTGGGGGCGTTCAACGACAACCTGTTCAAGATCGTCGTCTCGATGGTCGCGATCCACGCCGCGACCCAGGCGGCATCCGGACGACAGCTGTCGATCGTCGGCGCGATCTTCATCCTGCCCTTCCTGCTCTTCTCCGGCTATGCCGGACAGCTGGCCGACATCTACAGCAAGCGAACCGTGCTGGTCGTCACCAAGTCGCTGGAGATCCTGGCCACCGCGCTCGGGCTCGTGGCGTTCGCCACCGGCCACCTGCAGCTCACCTACGTCACCCTGTTCCTCATCGCGGTGCAGGCGACGTTTTTCAGCCCGGCGAAATACGGCATCCTGCCGGAGGTCCTTCCCGACAGCGATCTCTCCCGCGCCAACGGCGTGCTCGAAATGAGCACGTTCGCCGCCATCGTCATCGGCACGGCGCTCGGCTCGGTGCTGTTCGACGCCTGGAAGGATCGGCTGTGGATCATCGGGGTGATCGTCGTCGTGGTCGCGATCGTCGGCACGGCGTTGAGCTTCCGCATTCCGCAGGTGGCGCCGGCGACGCCGGGCCGGCGCCTGTCGCTCAATCCGGTGCGCGACGTGGTCATCGGAGTGAAACGCCTGCGGCGGGAGCCGGCGCTGTGGCAATGCGTCATCGGCATCTCCTACTTCTGGTTCATGGGCGCGCTGCTGCAGGCGGTGATGATCCTCTTCGGCACCGAAGTCATGCACCTCGCCGATCGCTACGTCGGCGTCCTGCTGACCTTCGCCGCCATCGGTATCGCGGCCGGCAGCCTGTCGGCCGGCCGTCTCTCTGGCGACCGGGTCGAGCTCGGCCTCGCGCCGATTGGCTCGATCGGCATGGGCGTGTTCGGGATCTTCCTCTCCTTCTCGCACTCGTTCGCCTTCGCGGCGCTCAATCTCGCGCTGGTCGGCTTCTTCGGCGGCCTGTTCGCCGTCCCGCTCAACGCGCTGCTCCAGCAGAAAAGCGGCAACGAGGAGAAGGGACGGATCATGGCGACCAACAACGTCATGAACACCGTCGGCATCCTCCTGGCACAGGCCGCGCTGTGGGTGGCGACCGATCGGCTGCACCTCGGGGCCGATCGCATCATTCTGGTGTTCGCCTGCCTCACCGTGGCGGCGAGCGTCTACGTGCTGAGCGTCGTCCCGCAATTCCTGGTGCGCTTCTCTCTCTGGCTGGTCACGCACACGATCTACCGCATCCGCATCGAAGGGCAGCAGCACGTGCCGGCGCGCGGCCCGGCCCTGCTCGTCTGCAACCATCTCTCGCACATCGACGGCGCGCTCGTCGGCGCCTGCATGCAGCGGTTCGTACGCTTCCTGGTCTACAAGCCGTATTTCCAGCACTGGGCGGTCAACCCGCTGCTCCGGATGCTCCATGCGATTCCGGTCGGCGAGGGACGCGAGGCGCTGAAGGCGATCGAGGCGGCGCGCGCCGAACTCGCGGCGGGTCATGTGGTCTGCATTTTCGCGGAGGGGTCGATCAGCCGCACCGGCAACCTGCTGCCCTTCAAGCGCGGCCTCGAGCGCATCGTCGACGGCCTCGACGTGCCGATCGTGCCGGTCTACCTCGATCGCGTCTGGGGTAGCATCTTCAGCTTCAAGGAAGGGCGGTTCTTCTGGAAGGTCCCGGCGCGCATCCCCTACCCGGTCACGGTGGCCTTCGGCGCGCCGCTGCCCGCGTCGACGCCGGCCACCGAGGTGCGGCTGGCGCTGATGTCGCTCGGCGCCACCGCTACCGCGCTCCGGCGGGACCGCCGTGAGGTACTCGGGCGCCGGTTCATCACCGTCGCGAAGCGGCGCTGGGGCGCCTTCTGCATGGCGGATGCGGCGACCCCGCCGCTCACCTTCGGCCGGGCGCTGACCGCCTCGCTGCTGCTCTCGCGCTGGGTCCGGCGCCACGCGACGGGACAGTCGCGCATCGGGCTAATGCTGCCTTCGTCGGTCGGCGGCGTCCTGGCCAACGTCGGCGTCACGCTCGCCGGCAGAACGGCGGTGAACCTCAACTTCACCGCCGGACGCGAGGGGATGCAGTCGGCGATCGGGCGGTGCGGCCTCGAGACCATCCTCACCTCGCGCCGTTTTCTGCAGAAGGCGGACATCGCGCCGCTC
This sequence is a window from Vicinamibacterales bacterium. Protein-coding genes within it:
- a CDS encoding acyl-[ACP]--phospholipid O-acyltransferase, giving the protein MTAHSYRDTLRRPGLQPFLWTQFLGAFNDNLFKIVVSMVAIHAATQAASGRQLSIVGAIFILPFLLFSGYAGQLADIYSKRTVLVVTKSLEILATALGLVAFATGHLQLTYVTLFLIAVQATFFSPAKYGILPEVLPDSDLSRANGVLEMSTFAAIVIGTALGSVLFDAWKDRLWIIGVIVVVVAIVGTALSFRIPQVAPATPGRRLSLNPVRDVVIGVKRLRREPALWQCVIGISYFWFMGALLQAVMILFGTEVMHLADRYVGVLLTFAAIGIAAGSLSAGRLSGDRVELGLAPIGSIGMGVFGIFLSFSHSFAFAALNLALVGFFGGLFAVPLNALLQQKSGNEEKGRIMATNNVMNTVGILLAQAALWVATDRLHLGADRIILVFACLTVAASVYVLSVVPQFLVRFSLWLVTHTIYRIRIEGQQHVPARGPALLVCNHLSHIDGALVGACMQRFVRFLVYKPYFQHWAVNPLLRMLHAIPVGEGREALKAIEAARAELAAGHVVCIFAEGSISRTGNLLPFKRGLERIVDGLDVPIVPVYLDRVWGSIFSFKEGRFFWKVPARIPYPVTVAFGAPLPASTPATEVRLALMSLGATATALRRDRREVLGRRFITVAKRRWGAFCMADAATPPLTFGRALTASLLLSRWVRRHATGQSRIGLMLPSSVGGVLANVGVTLAGRTAVNLNFTAGREGMQSAIGRCGLETILTSRRFLQKADIAPLDGMVMLEDVMASFTRLDKVRQLIIARLLPSSALSALYASEGTSDSLATIVFSSGSTGTPKGVMLTHANIVANIDAVAQVFQLRDDDVMVGVLPLFHSFGFTVTMWLPLVAGFGAVFHPNPMDGKSIGELAERWKGTILVSTPTFYGGYIRKCERGQFAHVRYALVGAERLREPIAAAFKEKFGIMLLEGYGCTEMSPVVAVNAPDVAGAGSLQRGSLAGSVGHPLPGVVAKIVDPSTGEGPLIDTEGLLLLNGPNRMAGYLDDEAQSGEALRDGWYVTGDIGCIDEAGFIRITDRLSRFSKVGGEMVPHMKVEEQVQALIDANHTCVVTSVPDDTRGERLVAFYTDPLVTAAQLWEGLCRTELPRLWIPKRDDLRFVEQVPTLGTGKVDLRAVRNLAAGAEEPVA